Proteins from a genomic interval of Ensifer canadensis:
- the uxuA gene encoding mannonate dehydratase: MEECFRWYGPDDPVPLSHIRQAGATGIVSALHDVYDGSPWSDDQILKHKALIEAAGLRWSVVESIPVHNSIKLASSDSARYIGWYKDTMRALARCGIGTVCYNFMPVVDWTRTELMHPLPTGGYALRFDAIDFAAYDLFVLKRPRVEQSYSPAQIETAEARLTAMDPAKIDRIERNLIAGLPASERKFDRAGFLGALAEYDGISAEDLHENLARFLREIVPVAEEVGVKLCIHPDDPAFPLYGLPRIVSTADDVRRILAAADSPANGLTFCTGSYGTRAENDLPAMVREFGSRIHFAHLRNVQREADGSFHEADHLGGSSDIPAVILALLEEQERRRAEGRDDWQIPVRPDHGHLLADDIGKERINPGYSLIGRLKGLAEIRGVMHGISAVKAARNKQVTL; the protein is encoded by the coding sequence ATGGAAGAGTGCTTTCGCTGGTATGGCCCGGATGACCCGGTGCCGCTCAGCCACATCCGGCAGGCAGGGGCGACGGGCATCGTCTCAGCGCTTCATGACGTCTATGACGGCTCGCCCTGGTCCGACGATCAGATCCTGAAGCACAAGGCGTTGATCGAGGCGGCAGGCCTGCGCTGGAGCGTGGTCGAGAGCATTCCGGTGCACAATTCGATCAAGCTGGCATCGTCAGACAGCGCACGCTACATCGGCTGGTACAAGGACACGATGCGCGCGCTGGCGCGCTGCGGCATTGGCACGGTCTGCTACAATTTCATGCCGGTGGTCGACTGGACCCGCACCGAACTCATGCATCCGCTGCCGACCGGCGGATATGCGCTGCGCTTCGATGCTATCGATTTCGCCGCCTACGATCTCTTTGTGCTGAAACGGCCACGTGTCGAGCAGAGCTATTCGCCCGCCCAGATCGAAACGGCGGAGGCGCGGCTTACCGCGATGGATCCAGCAAAGATCGACCGTATCGAACGCAATCTGATTGCCGGCCTGCCGGCATCGGAGCGTAAGTTTGATCGCGCCGGCTTTCTTGGAGCGCTCGCGGAGTACGATGGCATCAGCGCCGAGGACCTGCATGAAAACCTCGCACGCTTCCTGCGTGAGATCGTGCCGGTCGCCGAGGAGGTCGGGGTGAAGCTCTGCATTCATCCTGATGATCCGGCCTTCCCGCTCTACGGCTTGCCGAGGATCGTATCCACTGCGGATGACGTGCGCCGCATCCTGGCAGCCGCCGACAGTCCCGCCAATGGCCTGACCTTCTGCACCGGATCCTACGGCACCCGCGCCGAAAACGACCTGCCGGCCATGGTGCGTGAGTTCGGCTCCCGCATCCATTTCGCCCATCTGCGCAACGTTCAGCGCGAAGCTGACGGGTCGTTTCATGAAGCCGACCATCTTGGTGGCTCGAGCGATATTCCGGCCGTCATTCTCGCCCTTCTCGAGGAGCAAGAGCGCCGGCGTGCCGAGGGGCGCGACGACTGGCAGATCCCCGTTCGTCCAGACCATGGGCATCTCCTTGCCGACGACATTGGCAAGGAACGGATCAATCCCGGCTACTCGCTCATCGGCCGACTGAAGGGGCTCGCCGAGATCCGCGGCGTGATGCACGGCATTTCAGCGGTCAAGGCCGCAAGGAACAAACAGGTGACACTATGA
- a CDS encoding LssY C-terminal domain-containing protein, producing MLTRLFQRFLIFCLGAVSVWLIVFVVFDTADHRLPWILAVGLTYGLAAYVILPNVVRMGLKILHRRLIPRYTITGDGLPGDPVNLVLIGTLQQLCDAFATAGWSTADSLGVASSWRMVRAFLLNTPYPTAPFSTLYLFGRKQDIGFQQPIDNSPRKRHHIRFWALSTAHTGDDITAASFWLNTDRPSTDQRVLWVGAGTRDTGLSLTKLTLQVTHATDSDTNVERDHIVTQLKSKRVIGDVVLHQSGSRLQTGKVNHYITDGEIAFASLMNN from the coding sequence ATGCTTACGCGCCTTTTCCAAAGGTTTCTCATCTTCTGTCTGGGGGCAGTTAGCGTTTGGCTGATCGTCTTTGTCGTTTTTGACACTGCGGACCACAGACTTCCCTGGATCCTGGCGGTAGGTCTTACCTATGGGCTTGCTGCCTACGTCATTTTGCCAAACGTGGTCCGAATGGGCTTAAAGATTCTCCACCGGAGACTCATCCCTAGATACACCATCACTGGCGACGGCTTGCCCGGCGATCCAGTGAATCTCGTGCTGATAGGCACTCTTCAACAACTTTGCGATGCGTTTGCAACAGCGGGCTGGTCAACAGCCGACAGTTTGGGGGTTGCAAGCTCGTGGCGAATGGTACGAGCGTTTCTGCTCAACACTCCGTATCCGACGGCTCCTTTCAGCACGCTCTATCTCTTCGGACGAAAGCAGGACATAGGTTTCCAGCAGCCCATCGACAACAGTCCGCGCAAGCGCCACCATATCCGCTTCTGGGCGCTGAGCACCGCCCATACGGGCGACGATATCACAGCAGCAAGCTTCTGGCTGAATACGGATAGGCCATCGACTGATCAGCGCGTCTTGTGGGTTGGGGCGGGCACCAGAGATACTGGATTATCGCTGACCAAACTGACGCTCCAAGTGACACACGCTACCGATTCAGATACGAATGTTGAACGAGATCACATAGTCACCCAGTTGAAGTCAAAGCGGGTGATCGGGGATGTCGTCTTGCATCAATCCGGCTCACGTCTACAGACCGGAAAGGTCAACCATTACATTACCGATGGTGAGATCGCCTTCGCCAGCTTGATGAATAATTGA
- a CDS encoding FadR/GntR family transcriptional regulator, protein MAHNSAKPAQSTGVEPAEVGKTSAVDRLVEQIRDLIAERGLGIGDALPTERDLGEQFQAGRNTVREALQVLRAYGLVETRPKVGAVISGGHGEAIRRLFAFHNGISPDSFRDLQGFRRIIETGVGDHIILHASEADLDRLEAANARIRTAESVEEAARYDYEFHEAIVELSGNRTTLAAYRMMRTVIEEVMRLGKAERPVQSATYEAHAEIIGALRARDRIAYAYLMSRHLEFGLKFVGAPTSGQSAATKT, encoded by the coding sequence GTGGCGCACAATTCGGCAAAACCGGCGCAATCGACAGGTGTCGAGCCAGCTGAGGTCGGCAAGACGTCTGCGGTCGATAGGCTCGTCGAGCAGATCAGGGATCTGATCGCCGAACGCGGCCTCGGGATTGGCGATGCGCTGCCGACCGAGCGCGATCTTGGTGAGCAGTTTCAGGCCGGACGGAATACGGTTCGCGAGGCGCTTCAGGTCCTGCGAGCCTATGGTCTGGTCGAGACGCGGCCGAAGGTCGGTGCCGTCATCAGCGGTGGTCATGGCGAGGCGATCCGCAGGCTTTTTGCCTTTCACAACGGCATATCGCCCGATTCCTTCCGCGATCTGCAGGGTTTCCGCCGCATCATCGAGACCGGCGTCGGCGACCACATCATTCTTCATGCAAGCGAAGCCGACCTCGACAGGCTGGAGGCGGCCAATGCTCGCATCCGGACGGCTGAGAGCGTCGAGGAGGCGGCCCGCTACGATTACGAATTCCACGAGGCTATCGTCGAACTCTCAGGCAACAGGACGACCCTTGCTGCCTACCGGATGATGCGCACCGTCATCGAGGAAGTCATGCGCCTCGGCAAGGCGGAGCGGCCGGTCCAGTCGGCGACCTACGAGGCCCATGCCGAAATCATCGGCGCGCTGAGGGCGCGCGACCGAATTGCCTATGCCTATCTCATGAGCCGCCATCTCGAATTCGGCCTCAAATTCGTCGGCGCGCCGACCAGTGGACAGTCCGCCGCGACCAAGACTTGA
- a CDS encoding AI-2E family transporter has translation MRIVQPATFWIAVSAVALVALVLLREILLPFVVGALLAYLLVPAVDRLERFGINRSFAALAVILPLIVGIIAVMLVMFPVIIGELRFFIDEFPRYITRLQSLMTEASGRWMHDIMGENLHIEQSSVDVVRAMGSKWLDGFLSSLWSSGRALISLLSLLVVTPIIAIYLAIDWHRMIATIDGWLAPEYRDDGRALGREIHDTVAGFVRGQVAICLILAVLYTAALKLTGLNHAILIGIAAGLISFVPYLGAATGILISVCVAVDQFWPNWAPVAVVGGIFIVGEMLADYVLSPRLIGRRVNLNPVWMMFALFAFGWLFGFIGVLLAIPIAASLGVVLRFARRKSLASAGHNVLNSPGTE, from the coding sequence ATGAGAATTGTGCAACCAGCTACATTCTGGATTGCGGTTTCCGCAGTCGCCTTGGTTGCGCTAGTGCTTTTGCGCGAAATCCTGCTGCCATTTGTTGTTGGCGCATTGCTCGCCTATCTTCTCGTTCCCGCAGTCGACAGGTTAGAGCGGTTCGGGATCAATCGAAGTTTTGCAGCACTAGCCGTCATCTTGCCGCTGATCGTGGGTATTATCGCGGTCATGCTGGTTATGTTCCCGGTTATCATTGGTGAGCTGAGATTTTTTATTGATGAATTTCCCCGCTACATCACGCGTCTGCAATCCCTTATGACCGAAGCAAGCGGCCGCTGGATGCATGACATCATGGGTGAGAATCTTCACATCGAGCAATCTTCCGTCGACGTCGTGAGGGCGATGGGCAGCAAATGGCTCGACGGTTTCCTCAGTTCGCTGTGGTCGAGCGGACGAGCATTGATTTCCCTTCTTTCGCTCCTCGTTGTCACTCCAATCATCGCCATCTATCTCGCCATTGACTGGCACCGAATGATTGCGACAATTGATGGCTGGCTTGCTCCGGAGTACCGCGATGATGGTCGGGCGCTCGGGCGCGAAATCCACGATACTGTTGCCGGGTTCGTGCGCGGTCAGGTTGCCATCTGTCTCATTCTTGCCGTTCTTTATACGGCAGCGTTGAAGCTGACCGGACTCAACCATGCCATTTTGATTGGTATAGCTGCAGGCCTCATCAGTTTCGTTCCCTACCTTGGGGCAGCCACCGGTATCTTGATATCGGTATGCGTTGCGGTGGACCAGTTCTGGCCCAATTGGGCACCTGTCGCTGTTGTGGGGGGCATCTTCATTGTCGGTGAAATGCTTGCCGACTATGTTCTGTCCCCGCGCCTCATCGGCCGGCGCGTCAACCTCAATCCAGTCTGGATGATGTTTGCGCTATTCGCCTTCGGGTGGTTATTCGGCTTCATCGGTGTCTTGCTGGCGATACCTATTGCAGCTTCGCTGGGTGTGGTCCTGCGCTTCGCGAGACGGAAATCACTAGCAAGCGCAGGTCACAACGTTTTGAACAGTCCAGGTACTGAATAG
- a CDS encoding L,D-transpeptidase yields the protein MRKPQDQALSSGATKPESGYFVSRRAVLSGLGVLTLLGASGCSQTLEFPELGSIEPSGGMPPGGVDRMPTGSIPPLSVDSNITDNGTMYASLIDNGLVIPAVPFQKIRPEFRRQIVIDPTGEAPGTIVVRLNERHLYWVQEGGEAIRYGVGIGKAGFEWSGRAEIQYTKEWPTWTPPKEMIARKPELVKWTGGQPGGLDNPLGARAHYIYKDGHDTGYRVHGSPEWWTIGTQASSGCVRMINQDVIDLYNRVKASPTKVPIVVA from the coding sequence ATGCGTAAGCCGCAAGATCAGGCGCTGTCCTCCGGCGCCACCAAACCGGAGTCCGGCTACTTCGTCTCCCGCCGCGCCGTGCTTTCGGGCCTCGGTGTCCTGACACTGCTTGGCGCCTCCGGCTGCTCGCAGACGCTCGAATTCCCGGAGCTGGGATCAATCGAGCCGTCGGGTGGTATGCCGCCTGGGGGCGTTGACCGCATGCCGACCGGTTCGATCCCACCGCTCAGCGTCGACAGCAACATCACCGATAACGGCACGATGTATGCCTCGCTGATCGACAATGGCCTCGTGATCCCGGCAGTTCCATTCCAGAAGATCAGGCCGGAATTCCGCCGTCAGATCGTTATCGATCCGACCGGCGAGGCGCCGGGCACGATTGTGGTGCGGCTCAACGAGCGGCATCTCTATTGGGTGCAGGAAGGCGGCGAAGCGATCCGTTACGGCGTCGGCATCGGCAAGGCCGGCTTCGAATGGAGCGGCCGCGCCGAGATCCAGTACACCAAGGAATGGCCGACCTGGACGCCGCCCAAAGAGATGATCGCGCGCAAGCCGGAGCTGGTGAAATGGACGGGCGGTCAGCCGGGTGGCCTCGACAACCCGCTCGGCGCCCGCGCACACTATATCTACAAGGACGGCCACGACACTGGCTATCGCGTGCACGGCTCACCCGAATGGTGGACCATCGGCACTCAGGCATCTTCCGGTTGCGTGCGCATGATCAACCAGGACGTCATCGACCTCTACAACCGGGTCAAGGCGTCGCCGACCAAAGTTCCGATTGTGGTGGCGTGA
- a CDS encoding helix-turn-helix domain-containing protein — MRDRKTNSVVLAPWRLKRAVEFIEMNLATPLQLVDIARAAGLSPMHFAAGFRFATGRSPHAYLRDRRIERAKTKLLSDDLSIDEIAIDVGFRSQTHFITVFRRQTGHPPARWRRCSACIGEPSEVVWRMSQ, encoded by the coding sequence ATGAGGGATCGCAAAACAAACTCCGTCGTGCTCGCACCATGGCGGCTCAAGCGCGCCGTAGAGTTCATCGAAATGAACCTAGCGACCCCGCTTCAACTCGTAGACATCGCGCGCGCCGCGGGCCTCAGCCCCATGCATTTCGCTGCCGGCTTCCGGTTCGCGACAGGCCGGAGCCCGCATGCCTATCTGCGCGACCGTCGAATAGAGCGCGCGAAAACGAAATTGTTGAGCGACGACCTGAGCATCGACGAAATTGCGATTGATGTCGGCTTTCGTTCACAGACCCATTTTATCACAGTGTTCCGACGTCAAACGGGGCATCCACCCGCACGCTGGCGGCGTTGCAGCGCTTGCATCGGCGAGCCGTCCGAAGTTGTATGGCGGATGTCTCAGTAA
- a CDS encoding RraA family protein, whose product MKIFEDDADLFTAMRSRLFTAVVGDILDTMGLQHQFLPPKIRALRDDMVTVGRAMPVLEADFFATAGTGGHAEISSKPFGLMFHALDSLKPNEIYVCSGASPRYAVWGELMSTRAIQLKAAGAICDGYCRDSSGILALDFPTFCYGSYAQDQGPRGKVVDYAVPIEIGGIRIRPGDMLFGDRDGVLVIPREAEREAIALAFEKAETENKVRLAIEAGMSTVEAFERFGVM is encoded by the coding sequence ATGAAGATTTTTGAAGACGATGCCGACTTGTTCACGGCGATGCGAAGCCGGCTCTTCACCGCCGTTGTCGGCGATATTCTGGACACGATGGGGCTACAGCATCAGTTCCTGCCGCCGAAGATCCGGGCCCTGCGCGACGACATGGTGACAGTCGGGCGCGCCATGCCGGTGCTTGAGGCGGATTTCTTTGCGACCGCGGGAACCGGCGGCCACGCCGAGATCAGCTCCAAGCCCTTCGGCCTGATGTTCCATGCGCTCGACAGCCTGAAACCCAACGAAATCTACGTATGTTCAGGCGCCTCGCCGCGCTACGCCGTCTGGGGCGAGTTGATGTCGACACGCGCGATCCAGCTGAAAGCCGCAGGTGCGATCTGCGACGGATACTGCCGAGACAGCAGCGGCATCCTGGCCCTCGATTTCCCGACCTTCTGCTACGGATCCTATGCTCAGGATCAGGGACCGCGCGGCAAGGTCGTCGACTATGCGGTTCCGATCGAGATCGGCGGCATCCGCATTCGGCCCGGCGACATGCTGTTCGGCGACCGCGACGGCGTTCTGGTCATTCCGCGCGAGGCGGAACGGGAAGCGATCGCGCTGGCGTTCGAAAAGGCAGAAACTGAAAACAAGGTTCGCCTTGCCATCGAGGCCGGCATGTCCACGGTCGAGGCATTCGAACGCTTCGGCGTCATGTAG